The nucleotide window AAACCTGTTGGTGATTTTAGATGGGAAAACAACAAATACTTCAACCATGCCCAGACATTAGCCCTCAATGGGGGTTATGAGGAGGTAACAGCCCTCCATATTATGGTAGCGGTCATGGAACTGGCCACACCTGGTATCAAGATAGTTCTGGATCGTAATGTCCATGAACTAATCGATGATACCCAATTAAAATTAAAACGATACAAGCAAGAGCAAATATTAACCGGTCTTGAAAATCAGGAATCAACAGAAACACCCTACCTGGCACAGATAGGAACCAACCTCACTCGCCAGGCCATGGAGGGCAAAATTGAACCATTAATCGGGAGGGAAGATGAAATTCTCCAACTAATACGTATCCTGATGAGGAAGAAGAAAAACAACCCCCTCCTGTTAGGTGAGGCTGGTGTGGGTAAAACCGCCCTGGTAAGGGCTTTAGCCCAGAAAATTGCTGATAAAAAAGTGCCCCAAACACTGTTGGACAAGAGAATTTACCAGATCGATATGAATGCTGTGGTTTCCGGAACTAAATATCGGGGTGAAATGGAGCAAAAAATGCAGATCATCTTAAAAGAGGCCAAAAACCCCCATGTAATACTATTCATTGATGAATTCCACACTGTAATAGGTGCAGGACGGGCCGAGGGAATCACACTGGATGCATCCAACATGATGAAACCCGCACTGGAAAATGGAGATATGACTTGCATTGGAGCCACCACCCTGGCAGAGTACCGTAGACATGTAGATAGAGACCAGGCATTCGCCAGAAGATTCCACCAGGTAATGGTGAAAGAACCAAGTGAGGAAGACACCTTGGAAATACTAAAAGGACTGCGCAACAACTACCAGGATCATCACCATGTCCAGATATCTGATGAAGCCCTGGAATACACGGTTAAACTATCAACAAGATACATGCACCAGAAGAAATTACCAGACAAGGCTCTGGATATTTTGGAAGATGCATGTCTTGCTCAGATCATTCAAAAAGATGATCACTATTCCATGCATTACAAGATCGCTGAGGTAACTGGAAAAAACATCATAGACGCAGTGGAGAAGAGTGTGGGCATACCCATAAAAATGGGAATAGAAGAAAAACGATCCATCCTCAAATTAGATGACCAGCTGAAAAAGAGAGTGATTGGACAGGATGAAGCCATTAACAGCCTCACCAGAAGACTTAAAATCGCCAGATCCGGGTTAAATGATCCCAACAGACCCTACGGGGTGTTCCTATTTTTAGGTTCCACAGGGGTTGGTAAAACCTATTTAGCCAAAAATCTGGCCAAGAACATGTTTGGAACAGAAGAAGATCTCATAAGGCTGGATATGTCAGAATACATGGATCCATTGTCACTATCCAAATTGATAGGTGCACCTCCCGGTTTCATTGGCACAGAAGAAGGTACATTAAGTGGGGCCCTGCGCACCAAACCTTACTCAGTGGTGCTCCTGGATGAGATGGAAAAAGCTCACCCCTCAATATTTGACATTTTCCTTCAAATCTTTGACGAGGGCAGATTTAAAGATGGTAAGGGAATGGTGATAGATGCCCGGAACACCATCTTTATTATGACCTCCAATTTACCCCTTCAAAGCCTGGACTGTGGTACCAGCTATGGGGCACCAGCCAGTCAAAAGTCAAAGAGTGAAATCGCACGTGAAGGTCTCCTGCAGACTCTCAGGCCCGAGTTCGTAAACCGGATCGATGAAGTGATCATCTTCAACCCCCTGGATAGTAAGGGAATGAAAAAGATAGCCTGGAACATGTTAGAAGACTTTAAACTTCAACTCCTGGAGAAGGGTATTCGAATGGAGGTGGATGGTGTTGTTCTTGATTATCTGGCTAGAATTGGATATGATAAAAACTTCGGAGCCCGGCCCCTTAGACGAGCAGTGGAAGATGAGCTTAAGTATTCCCTTTCTGAGATGATTATCAATGGAGATGTTGTTTCAGGAGATAATTTGATTGTTAAATACTGTGAAAATAAAATTTTCATTGAAAAGAAAGATTTAGATTCTGTAAAAGCTTTTTAATCCTTTTCACCTTTTTTTTAGTATCCTATATTTATATTGAAAGTAACACTATACATTAATTAATCATTTGTTAATTGGGGGAGTTATTATATGGAAAGTTTTAATCCTGAAGTATTTGTTATGATGCCTTTTGCTGATGAATTCAAAAGTGGTTATGAAGATATCATTGAACCTGCAGTTAGAAAGGTAAACATGTCCCACATTCGTGCAGACAAAGATCCTCAGGGAAATATCCTTACCATGATGTTTGATCGTATTTTTAATTCTCAAATATTAATTTCAGACATTTCTGATAATAATCCTAACGTTTTTTATGAACTGGGATTAGCCCATAATCTTGGTAAAAAAACTATTATTATTGTTAGGGAAGGATCTATAGAAAAAATTCCATTTGATATTGCTTCATACCGGATTTTATTTTATCCTGAACGCCCAACAGAGGAATCAAAAATCCAAAAATATCAGGAAAACATTAATGAAATTATTGGTAATTTGGCAGAAGAACTGGAAAAATTTAAAGATGACAATTATGATGGTATAAATAATCCTATACAGGAGTATATGTCTAAAAAATCTCCTTTAACTTCTAATGAAAGTTCTTATCTTGATAATTTCACTGCAAGTCTGGAGGATGCAATGTTTCAGACGGCGAATGATGAAATAGTTTATATCGGAATTTCAGGGTCTGATTTTGTTAGAATTTTGGAAGATAACTCTGCTAATAGGAAAAAACCCCTCAAAATCAAAGTTTTCCTACTTGATATTAATGATAACGATGGATGGAATTATCTTCATTTATTAACTGGACATAATAAAAAAAAGGACCTTAACACTTTTAAAATACATCAAGAAATAAAGCAGGACGAATTGAAAGATACCCTTAATGATCTCCCAGAAACCCTTTACTCATATGAAATAAATTCTTATAATGGAATTCCAATTTTCTGGGCTTACATGATTGATAAAG belongs to uncultured Methanobacterium sp. and includes:
- a CDS encoding ATP-dependent Clp protease ATP-binding subunit, translating into MVVLSEAGRMAMRIAVLEAFDGNYDQIFAEHILLGILSMDKLVSNGYDNFKSREEIGQINAQEVWAFHGENDDIKDIFKFFSLDPITIRKELRTYIESNYHNSPYSPLVLEKPVGDFRWENNKYFNHAQTLALNGGYEEVTALHIMVAVMELATPGIKIVLDRNVHELIDDTQLKLKRYKQEQILTGLENQESTETPYLAQIGTNLTRQAMEGKIEPLIGREDEILQLIRILMRKKKNNPLLLGEAGVGKTALVRALAQKIADKKVPQTLLDKRIYQIDMNAVVSGTKYRGEMEQKMQIILKEAKNPHVILFIDEFHTVIGAGRAEGITLDASNMMKPALENGDMTCIGATTLAEYRRHVDRDQAFARRFHQVMVKEPSEEDTLEILKGLRNNYQDHHHVQISDEALEYTVKLSTRYMHQKKLPDKALDILEDACLAQIIQKDDHYSMHYKIAEVTGKNIIDAVEKSVGIPIKMGIEEKRSILKLDDQLKKRVIGQDEAINSLTRRLKIARSGLNDPNRPYGVFLFLGSTGVGKTYLAKNLAKNMFGTEEDLIRLDMSEYMDPLSLSKLIGAPPGFIGTEEGTLSGALRTKPYSVVLLDEMEKAHPSIFDIFLQIFDEGRFKDGKGMVIDARNTIFIMTSNLPLQSLDCGTSYGAPASQKSKSEIAREGLLQTLRPEFVNRIDEVIIFNPLDSKGMKKIAWNMLEDFKLQLLEKGIRMEVDGVVLDYLARIGYDKNFGARPLRRAVEDELKYSLSEMIINGDVVSGDNLIVKYCENKIFIEKKDLDSVKAF